In one Pseudarthrobacter oxydans genomic region, the following are encoded:
- the merA gene encoding mercury(II) reductase: MSAAPHFDFDLAIIGSGGGAFAAAIRASNLGKSVLMVERSTIGGTCVNTGCVPSKALLAAAEARHVALDAGSRFPGIAAGAGPVDMPALIGGKRDLVEGMRSDKYVDLIEDYGWDLRHGTAAFSGTPEEPVLDITSADGARESVIAGHYLVATGSTPWAPPVSGLSDTGYLTSTTAMELEEVPDSLLVVGGGYVALEQAQLFARLGSKVTMLVRSRLASAEEPEVSLALMSVFTDEGIRVIRRAILSSVSRDESTGDVTVVAEVAGSREDFRAARLLMATGRRPVTEGLKLDTVGVKTGDRGEVLVQKTLASTNPRIWAAGDVTGHREFVYVASAHGALAVDNAFSGARREVDYRYLPRVAFTSPAVAAVGLTDREANGAGISCECRVLPLEYVPRALVNRDTRGFIKLVAENGTGKILGLTAVGKEAGDLAAAGVYILEAGMTVDQVANLWSPYLTMAEGIRIAAQSYTTDVSRLSCCAT, from the coding sequence ATGTCTGCCGCACCACATTTTGACTTTGATTTGGCAATCATCGGTTCTGGCGGGGGTGCCTTCGCTGCGGCCATCCGCGCCAGCAACCTGGGCAAGAGTGTCCTGATGGTTGAGCGGTCGACAATTGGCGGGACCTGCGTGAACACCGGGTGCGTTCCCTCCAAGGCGCTGCTCGCCGCGGCCGAGGCCCGCCACGTGGCCCTGGACGCCGGAAGTCGGTTTCCGGGGATCGCGGCGGGCGCCGGGCCGGTGGACATGCCAGCGTTGATCGGCGGGAAGCGTGACCTGGTGGAAGGGATGCGCTCGGACAAGTATGTCGACCTGATTGAGGACTACGGTTGGGATCTCCGCCATGGCACTGCCGCTTTTTCGGGCACGCCGGAGGAACCAGTGCTGGACATCACTTCGGCCGACGGTGCCCGGGAGTCAGTGATCGCCGGACATTATCTTGTGGCCACGGGTTCCACGCCATGGGCTCCGCCGGTTTCCGGACTTTCGGATACCGGCTATCTGACCTCCACCACTGCCATGGAGCTGGAGGAGGTCCCGGATTCGCTGCTGGTGGTCGGCGGCGGCTATGTGGCCCTGGAGCAGGCCCAGCTGTTCGCTCGTCTTGGGTCCAAGGTGACCATGCTGGTCCGCTCCCGGCTCGCCTCGGCGGAGGAACCTGAAGTGTCACTGGCCCTGATGAGTGTCTTCACCGATGAAGGCATCCGTGTCATCCGCCGCGCCATCTTGTCCTCGGTAAGCCGTGATGAAAGCACGGGCGATGTGACGGTGGTGGCCGAGGTCGCCGGCAGCCGGGAGGATTTCCGTGCCGCCCGGCTGCTGATGGCCACCGGGCGCCGTCCGGTCACCGAGGGACTGAAGCTGGATACGGTCGGCGTGAAGACCGGGGACCGCGGTGAAGTCCTGGTCCAAAAGACACTGGCCAGCACCAATCCGCGGATCTGGGCCGCGGGCGATGTCACCGGGCACCGTGAGTTCGTCTATGTGGCGTCAGCCCACGGCGCCCTCGCCGTCGACAACGCTTTCAGCGGCGCCCGCCGGGAAGTTGATTACCGGTACCTTCCCCGGGTGGCCTTTACCAGCCCGGCCGTGGCCGCCGTCGGGCTGACCGATAGGGAGGCCAACGGTGCGGGCATCAGCTGTGAATGCCGAGTCCTGCCGCTGGAGTACGTTCCGCGCGCCCTCGTGAACCGGGACACCCGGGGCTTCATCAAGCTTGTGGCCGAGAATGGGACCGGGAAGATCCTGGGACTTACCGCTGTCGGCAAGGAAGCCGGCGACCTGGCTGCCGCCGGGGTCTACATCCTGGAAGCAGGCATGACCGTTGACCAGGTCGCGAACCTCTGGAGCCCTTACCTGACCATGGCTGAGGGCATCAGGATCGCGGCACAGTCCTACACCACCGACGTCTCCCGGCTCTCCTGTTGTGCAACATGA
- a CDS encoding heavy metal-responsive transcriptional regulator, with translation MRIGEVADVVGMTPKTLRFYEEQGLLPPARRGTNGYRQYDHDSVDRLDFIARGRTAGLSVNQIRNILAVREPGSAPCAHVRDILAGQLAELDQKIAELTALRAGVAASYQAVAAGDPAACDQSRICSYL, from the coding sequence ATGCGTATCGGTGAAGTTGCCGACGTTGTGGGCATGACGCCCAAGACCCTTCGGTTCTACGAGGAGCAGGGCCTTCTCCCGCCTGCGCGACGGGGTACCAACGGGTACCGGCAATACGACCACGACAGCGTGGACCGGCTTGATTTCATCGCCCGGGGCAGGACGGCCGGGCTGTCCGTAAACCAGATCCGCAACATCCTCGCTGTCCGGGAGCCCGGAAGCGCCCCGTGTGCCCACGTCAGGGACATTCTGGCTGGCCAACTGGCTGAACTGGACCAGAAGATTGCGGAGTTGACTGCACTGCGGGCCGGGGTGGCCGCCTCCTATCAGGCCGTGGCGGCCGGAGACCCGGCAGCATGTGACCAGTCCAGGATCTGCAGCTACCTCTGA
- a CDS encoding DUF427 domain-containing protein → MVRAIWNGKVIAESEDTVIVEGNHYFPREAVNPLYLKDSDMYSVCPWKGQASYHTLEVDGQVNADAAWFYSDPKKRAAPIKDRVAFCRGVRIEE, encoded by the coding sequence ATGGTGAGGGCAATCTGGAACGGAAAAGTCATTGCCGAGTCGGAGGACACGGTGATCGTTGAGGGCAACCACTACTTTCCGCGTGAGGCGGTGAATCCGCTGTATCTGAAAGACAGCGACATGTATTCCGTCTGCCCGTGGAAGGGGCAAGCCAGCTATCACACGCTGGAGGTTGACGGGCAGGTTAACGCGGATGCGGCCTGGTTCTACAGCGATCCCAAGAAGCGCGCTGCCCCGATTAAAGACCGTGTTGCTTTCTGCCGGGGCGTGCGGATCGAGGAATGA
- a CDS encoding alpha/beta hydrolase, with protein MTERQPMLENAQGRWTEQGTGAPVILVHGIPTSPRLWRHVMPLVQGRCLAWEMPGYGTSIPQDANKDLSLSAQAGYLLEWLDSLDLGQKPVLVGHDLGGGVAQIAALRQPDAFAGLMLTNSVAYDSWPVPSVKMMQRLAPVMARLPASLIYPTMVQLLHRGHDNRQRALESIREHWAPYSTHGAARALMSQVLPLTASDTKEISAQLHTLGLPARVVWGAADRFQKIRFGERLAAELGCDIITIPEGKHFTPEDHAETVAAAINSLLAEAQKH; from the coding sequence ATGACCGAACGTCAGCCCATGCTGGAAAACGCTCAGGGCCGGTGGACCGAACAAGGGACCGGCGCCCCGGTCATCCTCGTTCACGGCATCCCCACCTCACCGCGCCTCTGGCGCCACGTCATGCCTCTGGTGCAGGGCCGATGCCTGGCATGGGAAATGCCCGGCTACGGCACAAGCATCCCTCAAGATGCCAACAAGGATCTCAGCCTTTCCGCCCAGGCAGGCTACCTCCTGGAGTGGCTCGACTCCCTGGACCTTGGCCAGAAGCCTGTGCTTGTTGGCCATGACCTGGGCGGGGGAGTGGCCCAAATCGCCGCCCTGCGACAGCCGGATGCTTTCGCCGGGCTTATGCTGACAAACTCCGTGGCCTACGATTCCTGGCCGGTCCCCAGCGTTAAGATGATGCAGCGCCTTGCCCCTGTAATGGCCCGCCTTCCTGCATCCCTGATCTATCCCACCATGGTCCAGCTCCTTCACCGCGGTCACGACAACCGGCAGCGGGCACTGGAATCCATCCGCGAACATTGGGCGCCATACAGTACCCATGGAGCTGCGCGTGCCCTGATGAGCCAGGTCCTTCCGCTGACAGCCTCGGATACGAAGGAAATTTCCGCCCAGCTGCACACACTTGGATTGCCCGCACGCGTAGTTTGGGGCGCGGCCGACCGGTTCCAAAAAATCAGGTTTGGTGAACGGCTGGCAGCGGAACTGGGCTGTGACATCATCACAATCCCCGAAGGGAAACACTTCACACCCGAAGACCACGCGGAAACGGTCGCAGCCGCCATCAACTCGCTGCTCGCCGAAGCCCAGAAGCACTAG
- a CDS encoding DUF6036 family nucleotidyltransferase — MTGGELTATQIRALLHELGRRLQTAGAHGDVKLVGGAALILQGIGNRPTADIDASYADPTTIHAVVADMAADYDLSPDWLNTNAAAFVPDNATWVALEQLDASPSRPQTPKRSLP, encoded by the coding sequence ATGACCGGCGGAGAACTCACCGCCACACAAATCAGGGCACTCCTCCACGAACTCGGCAGGCGCCTGCAGACCGCCGGCGCCCACGGCGACGTCAAACTCGTCGGCGGGGCCGCCCTCATCCTCCAAGGCATCGGCAACCGCCCCACCGCAGACATCGACGCCAGCTACGCCGACCCAACCACTATCCACGCCGTCGTCGCCGACATGGCAGCAGACTACGACCTCTCCCCCGACTGGCTCAACACCAACGCCGCAGCCTTCGTCCCAGACAACGCCACCTGGGTCGCCCTCGAACAGCTCGACGCCTCACCATCCAGGCCGCAGACACCGAAACGCTCCTTGCCATGA
- a CDS encoding helix-turn-helix domain-containing protein, protein MTLESTIETPAAAGAFIRAHRTARGLSQRTLADMAGVSRKFLIDLEAGHDRAELGKTLAVMAALGLSLAATDPIPRGRDFDPARRDYATTFTRLIAERDFEFAIKMLADYASASLTAGMPLLQRSPRLKDPHWSAALAGITNYTAHRLGQAAPPWTRRIKPLDEAWMPAQSYRTIREPMKKLTMSETPQELADLNVFIRERSLATA, encoded by the coding sequence ATGACACTGGAAAGCACCATCGAGACCCCGGCGGCAGCCGGCGCCTTCATCCGCGCCCACCGCACAGCCCGCGGGCTGTCCCAGCGAACCCTTGCCGACATGGCCGGGGTGTCACGGAAGTTCCTCATCGATCTGGAAGCCGGCCACGACCGCGCCGAACTCGGTAAAACCCTGGCCGTCATGGCCGCCCTCGGCCTGTCCTTGGCCGCCACAGATCCCATCCCCCGCGGCAGAGACTTCGACCCGGCACGGCGCGACTACGCGACAACCTTCACGCGCCTTATCGCCGAACGGGACTTTGAGTTCGCGATCAAAATGCTCGCCGATTATGCCAGCGCATCCCTCACTGCCGGCATGCCGCTCCTCCAGCGCAGCCCCCGCCTCAAAGACCCGCACTGGTCAGCGGCCCTCGCCGGAATCACCAACTACACCGCACACCGACTCGGCCAAGCCGCACCACCATGGACGCGACGAATCAAGCCCCTCGACGAGGCATGGATGCCAGCCCAGTCCTACCGCACAATCCGAGAACCCATGAAGAAACTCACCATGTCCGAAACACCCCAAGAACTCGCCGACCTGAACGTCTTCATCCGCGAACGCAGCCTGGCCACCGCATGA
- a CDS encoding penicillin-binding transpeptidase domain-containing protein — MQPEARAVSDTKHDRHVDILESVVTAGGTKDIEVPGYRVGRKTGTAKAVADDGIVLDGYTASLVGIAPVDDPQYVVVVNVRRSPLPRSRCPKSTESRARLVGRNHWGTLELPSAIRLHGGLYFVFMAVLTGLAIYVLILVITFLRLRIAEMRRAAPPAGDSRRQGDPHGSQHRGLNGWRCTTGAFLRPGLPRWKKLHRKTGRRRAAGPTPIREGRPSYEALKVGSAEPCRRHRFPRGQGAAPQPWREDATGEGAGRVAI; from the coding sequence GTGCAACCGGAGGCCCGGGCCGTCAGCGACACCAAGCACGACAGGCACGTGGATATTTTGGAAAGCGTCGTCACCGCCGGCGGAACCAAAGACATCGAGGTCCCCGGCTACCGGGTCGGCAGGAAGACCGGGACCGCGAAAGCCGTCGCCGACGATGGCATCGTGTTGGACGGGTACACCGCCTCGCTCGTGGGCATAGCCCCAGTGGACGATCCCCAGTATGTCGTCGTGGTCAACGTCCGTCGTTCACCACTCCCCCGGTCGCGCTGCCCCAAGAGTACGGAGAGCCGCGCTAGGCTCGTAGGACGCAACCATTGGGGGACCCTTGAACTACCCTCCGCGATTCGACTTCATGGTGGCCTCTACTTCGTGTTCATGGCGGTGCTGACGGGCCTGGCCATCTACGTCCTGATCCTGGTCATCACGTTCCTGCGGCTGCGCATCGCCGAAATGCGCCGTGCCGCCCCTCCTGCAGGAGACTCCAGGCGCCAGGGAGACCCGCACGGCAGCCAGCACCGCGGGCTGAATGGGTGGAGATGTACCACCGGGGCCTTTTTGCGGCCAGGATTGCCGCGCTGGAAGAAGCTCCATCGCAAAACGGGCAGACGCCGGGCTGCTGGCCCAACACCGATCCGCGAAGGTAGACCCAGTTACGAGGCCCTCAAAGTCGGGTCTGCGGAACCTTGCCGACGTCATCGCTTTCCACGAGGCCAAGGGGCGGCTCCACAGCCCTGGCGGGAAGACGCCACGGGAGAGGGCGCTGGGCGCGTGGCTATATAG
- a CDS encoding MFS transporter produces MKTSKDALDSSGPSEFLEVPEPPRRSVNMVAGTIGHFVEWYDWYIYGLLAAVFAGQIFPSENPFASLVAALLTYAVGFVIRPLSGIIISPLADRYGRRLILTLSISGMALGSLIIGLTPSFATIGYAAPVLFLVARILQGISAGTEQQSAIAFMVEHAPANRRGLFGSFSNMASGLATLAATGSAAIVTSSFAPAELAAWGWRIPFVIGGVLGVAGLILRARSDETPEFEAAALVDQKSAWARLKDLIREHPKALLQAAALSAPAVAYYTWATFLPTYAKLTTGRDLSSTLAGSVIGLVLLVVIVPVCGYLSDRLGRRKIFPIIGAIGMIVLFYPLLLLLNQPGFWVYVLVSASGWVVLGIWQAVYPTIQAELFPASVRVAGIGFAHQIVIAVFGGTAPLIAAAFVGAGQPMFVAYYMIAIVTLSLLVYFTLPETGSKGPRATVAPADPEVLEGEHLLFETPHGGTQANSSKA; encoded by the coding sequence ATGAAGACCTCAAAAGATGCGCTCGACAGCTCGGGCCCTTCTGAATTTTTGGAAGTGCCGGAGCCGCCCCGGCGCTCCGTCAACATGGTGGCAGGCACGATCGGCCACTTTGTGGAGTGGTACGACTGGTACATCTACGGGCTGCTGGCAGCGGTGTTCGCGGGACAGATATTCCCAAGCGAGAACCCCTTCGCGTCCCTTGTCGCAGCGCTGCTCACCTACGCCGTCGGTTTTGTTATACGCCCGCTCAGCGGAATCATCATCTCGCCGCTGGCCGACCGTTACGGCCGCCGGCTCATCCTGACGCTGTCCATCTCCGGAATGGCGCTCGGCTCTCTCATCATCGGCCTCACCCCCTCATTCGCGACGATCGGCTACGCAGCACCTGTTCTCTTCCTGGTTGCACGCATCCTCCAGGGAATCTCGGCCGGCACCGAGCAGCAAAGCGCCATCGCGTTCATGGTCGAACACGCTCCCGCGAACCGGAGGGGCCTGTTCGGCTCGTTCTCCAACATGGCAAGCGGCCTCGCAACCCTCGCAGCGACCGGTTCCGCCGCAATCGTGACATCATCCTTTGCTCCCGCCGAACTCGCAGCCTGGGGTTGGCGAATCCCGTTCGTCATCGGCGGCGTTCTCGGCGTCGCCGGTCTCATCCTGCGGGCCCGCTCGGATGAGACCCCTGAGTTTGAGGCAGCTGCCCTCGTCGATCAAAAGTCCGCCTGGGCGCGCCTGAAAGACCTTATCCGCGAACACCCGAAGGCTCTGCTCCAGGCAGCGGCACTCTCTGCCCCGGCAGTGGCCTACTACACCTGGGCCACCTTCCTCCCCACCTATGCCAAGCTGACCACCGGCCGGGACCTGTCCTCCACCCTGGCCGGGAGCGTTATCGGGCTGGTATTGCTCGTGGTCATCGTGCCGGTCTGCGGATACCTTTCCGACCGCCTCGGCCGACGCAAGATCTTCCCCATCATCGGTGCCATCGGCATGATCGTGCTCTTCTACCCACTGCTTCTGCTGCTGAACCAGCCAGGCTTCTGGGTATACGTTCTAGTTTCGGCATCCGGGTGGGTAGTTCTCGGTATTTGGCAGGCCGTTTACCCGACAATCCAGGCCGAGCTCTTTCCGGCCTCAGTCCGGGTAGCAGGCATCGGCTTCGCGCACCAGATCGTCATCGCCGTCTTCGGTGGCACCGCACCACTTATCGCCGCTGCATTCGTCGGCGCCGGACAGCCCATGTTCGTTGCGTACTACATGATCGCCATTGTCACCCTCTCCCTCCTCGTCTACTTCACGCTCCCCGAGACCGGCAGCAAGGGCCCACGTGCCACCGTCGCACCGGCAGACCCCGAAGTGCTCGAAGGAGAGCACCTGCTCTTCGAGACTCCACACGGCGGGACCCAGGCGAACAGTTCCAAGGCGTAG
- a CDS encoding AAA family ATPase — MTVPSVFIVIGPAGSGKTTIAQRTAQENNAAYLDKDRICGRFVEFALKATGHDPTDRESNDYYRDNLLPLEYETLMDVAGANLRLGRSVVLDAPFGAYFDDPDFLTRAAEKFHWPPSETTVVRVRVPQDLLRDRLTRRGLERDQWKLSHWDEYWSVYGSLECTWSGVQYLDFNNETPLPAEG; from the coding sequence ATGACAGTCCCCAGCGTCTTTATTGTCATCGGCCCGGCGGGCTCCGGGAAAACCACGATCGCGCAGAGAACAGCACAAGAAAACAACGCGGCATACCTGGACAAAGACCGGATATGCGGACGCTTCGTCGAGTTCGCGCTGAAGGCAACTGGACACGACCCCACCGACCGGGAATCCAACGACTACTATCGCGACAACCTGCTGCCCCTCGAGTACGAGACACTCATGGACGTGGCCGGAGCCAACCTGCGTCTGGGCCGGTCCGTCGTGCTCGATGCCCCTTTCGGAGCCTACTTTGACGATCCGGATTTTCTGACGCGCGCGGCAGAAAAGTTCCATTGGCCACCTTCTGAGACCACGGTGGTGCGGGTAAGGGTCCCCCAGGACCTTCTGCGGGACCGGCTGACCCGCCGCGGCCTGGAACGGGACCAGTGGAAGCTTTCCCATTGGGATGAGTACTGGTCCGTCTATGGGAGTTTGGAATGCACGTGGTCAGGCGTGCAGTACCTGGACTTCAACAACGAGACACCCCTTCCGGCAGAGGGGTGA
- a CDS encoding bifunctional 4-hydroxy-2-oxoglutarate aldolase/2-dehydro-3-deoxy-phosphogluconate aldolase, with the protein MYKKLRTLQTIDESGAVLIVRLENADVAERVAEAAIAGGFRALEITLSIPGAVEVIRRLSAKHGSNGVAIGAGTVLDEHSAYECIRAGAEFLVSPQLNPAMIRTANRYQIPTISGAYTPTELVNSAEAGADILKLFPTEAGGIPYAKSVLAPLAHLPIMPAGGVTLENVSEWFAAGVAGVGVGSYVTKAWQPDGDFGRVTKAAEEFLSAVAEARR; encoded by the coding sequence ATGTATAAGAAACTTCGCACCCTGCAGACCATCGACGAATCAGGCGCCGTCCTCATCGTCCGCCTGGAGAACGCCGACGTGGCAGAACGCGTTGCGGAAGCTGCCATCGCCGGAGGCTTCCGCGCCCTTGAAATCACACTGTCGATCCCGGGCGCCGTCGAGGTAATCCGCCGGCTCTCCGCCAAACATGGGTCCAATGGAGTCGCGATCGGCGCCGGAACGGTACTGGACGAGCACTCGGCCTACGAGTGCATCCGCGCCGGGGCTGAATTCCTGGTCAGTCCCCAGCTGAACCCGGCGATGATCCGGACAGCGAACCGCTACCAGATACCCACTATTAGCGGGGCCTACACGCCGACCGAGCTTGTTAACTCCGCAGAGGCGGGCGCTGACATCCTCAAGCTCTTCCCCACCGAGGCTGGCGGCATCCCCTACGCCAAGTCCGTGCTCGCTCCGCTGGCACACCTGCCGATCATGCCGGCAGGCGGCGTAACGCTGGAGAACGTCAGCGAATGGTTTGCCGCGGGCGTTGCAGGTGTCGGCGTCGGCAGCTATGTGACCAAAGCCTGGCAGCCCGATGGCGACTTTGGCCGCGTCACCAAAGCCGCCGAAGAGTTCCTTTCCGCAGTGGCAGAGGCCCGCCGATGA
- a CDS encoding Gfo/Idh/MocA family oxidoreductase has protein sequence MTHERTIILGASHWHVPLYAQAIAEMHQVVGVSDDDVSLVQGLADGWGAPVEADWRKLVDLPDIGLAYVFGPHSDMAEKCHALIERGIPFVVEKPLGTSLAELSAVRKAADAAGVPATVPLVQRDGPTDRWLAKAGRPTYQRTSFIAGPPSRYLDNANPWMLDPVSAGGGCLANLGPHFVDLFLQSCAEPAAHVDSRLSSVLHGGAVEDHASLIISTPEGREAIVEVGYAFPGSPLKRYCSYTSVGEAGFASVDSDGSATFTAVDGTTESAKIDVDSDPLYGPFVRRVAQTLEDGFRGLPTLAQLENVMRPIWQAYDDQHGGKEHA, from the coding sequence TTGACTCACGAACGCACAATCATTCTTGGTGCTTCCCACTGGCACGTTCCGCTGTACGCACAGGCGATTGCCGAAATGCATCAGGTCGTCGGCGTCAGTGACGACGACGTGTCCCTCGTCCAGGGCCTGGCCGATGGCTGGGGAGCACCGGTGGAAGCTGACTGGCGGAAGCTGGTTGACCTTCCCGACATTGGGCTCGCCTACGTTTTTGGCCCCCATTCCGACATGGCGGAGAAGTGTCACGCCCTGATCGAACGCGGTATTCCCTTCGTGGTGGAGAAGCCGCTGGGAACTTCCCTTGCCGAACTCTCTGCTGTGCGCAAGGCCGCCGATGCAGCCGGCGTCCCTGCCACCGTCCCGCTGGTCCAGCGGGACGGTCCAACCGACCGATGGCTTGCTAAGGCAGGGCGGCCGACGTACCAGCGAACGTCATTCATTGCCGGACCGCCGTCCCGCTACCTCGACAACGCCAATCCCTGGATGCTCGATCCTGTCAGCGCAGGCGGGGGATGCCTGGCGAACCTGGGCCCCCACTTTGTCGACCTGTTCCTGCAGAGCTGCGCAGAACCGGCGGCACATGTCGACTCGCGGCTTTCGTCGGTTCTGCACGGCGGAGCCGTTGAGGACCACGCCAGCCTCATCATCTCCACGCCGGAGGGGCGGGAAGCCATCGTGGAGGTCGGTTACGCATTTCCCGGCTCCCCGCTTAAGCGCTACTGCAGCTACACCTCGGTCGGTGAAGCAGGATTCGCCTCCGTTGACTCCGATGGCTCTGCTACCTTCACCGCCGTGGACGGGACCACGGAGTCCGCCAAAATCGACGTGGACAGCGACCCGTTGTACGGTCCGTTCGTACGGCGTGTGGCTCAGACACTGGAAGATGGATTCCGGGGCCTGCCGACGCTGGCCCAGCTCGAAAACGTCATGCGCCCCATTTGGCAGGCATATGACGACCAGCACGGAGGAAAAGAACATGCCTGA
- a CDS encoding LacI family DNA-binding transcriptional regulator gives MTTSTEEKNMPDLSIDVVAKAAGVHRSTVSRAFSRPEAVKSETREHILRVAEGLGYTMSPLAQALRRKTSTFIPLIVPDITNPFFAELAKTMTQAADERGYQLLLCVTNGDPAKTEGYFTAMQAMYAPFGIVAPSTKVDTEALKRFDFGHKVVVIDRVEGDDAVPTVTVDSRRGIMLALDHLHSLGHTSIGYVSGIAGTHTAQDRIEAYLELSAESGSTPVVLDSGSDLDAGTRGAEHFLEMDNPPTAIIAANDMVAFAVISALGKSGVRVPEDVSVIGFDGLALGARFNPPLTTVRQPIADMGHIAIELAEKQNIDGSVGHIVLEPELLVRGSTSGPRA, from the coding sequence ATGACGACCAGCACGGAGGAAAAGAACATGCCTGACCTGAGTATTGACGTTGTCGCGAAAGCCGCCGGTGTCCACCGGTCCACCGTCTCCCGGGCATTCTCCCGCCCGGAAGCTGTGAAAAGCGAAACACGCGAGCACATCCTCCGGGTCGCCGAGGGGCTGGGCTACACGATGAGTCCACTCGCCCAGGCGCTTCGACGAAAAACCAGCACCTTCATCCCGCTGATCGTCCCTGACATCACCAACCCGTTCTTTGCAGAACTTGCCAAGACGATGACGCAGGCGGCGGACGAGCGCGGCTACCAGCTGCTGCTCTGCGTAACCAATGGTGACCCTGCCAAAACTGAGGGTTACTTCACCGCCATGCAGGCCATGTATGCCCCGTTCGGGATTGTCGCGCCCTCCACCAAGGTCGATACCGAGGCCTTGAAACGCTTCGACTTCGGACACAAGGTGGTCGTGATCGACCGGGTGGAAGGCGACGATGCGGTCCCAACGGTCACCGTCGACAGCCGCCGCGGAATCATGCTCGCCCTGGACCATCTGCATTCACTGGGGCACACCTCGATCGGCTACGTCTCCGGTATCGCCGGTACACACACCGCCCAGGACCGGATAGAGGCGTACCTGGAGCTGTCAGCGGAGAGCGGCAGCACGCCCGTCGTTTTGGACAGTGGATCGGACTTGGATGCTGGCACGCGTGGGGCAGAGCATTTCCTCGAAATGGACAACCCGCCGACGGCGATCATCGCGGCCAATGACATGGTGGCCTTTGCGGTCATCTCGGCCCTCGGCAAGAGCGGCGTGCGTGTTCCGGAGGACGTGTCGGTCATCGGTTTCGATGGTCTGGCCCTAGGAGCCCGGTTCAACCCTCCTCTGACAACGGTGCGGCAGCCGATCGCCGACATGGGCCACATCGCCATCGAACTGGCTGAGAAGCAGAATATCGACGGCTCCGTGGGCCACATCGTCCTCGAGCCTGAGCTTCTGGTCCGTGGCTCCACCTCGGGACCGCGCGCATGA
- a CDS encoding VOC family protein, protein MTAQMDGAPAETLRRLPGLQHTDHVGLTVPNLEEGIRFFVDVLGAEELYRSERGPDEEFMPTNFDVPADAKLTLAMLRLPPNLNIELFEWSSAERRETPPRHCDAGGHHLCFVVGDVDEALAVLREIPGVRVLGERKEVAGDSPRVAGNRWTYFLTPWGLLMEIVDRSRVAAPPRLVGPADWAAAPNTSRKDTQ, encoded by the coding sequence ATGACCGCGCAAATGGATGGCGCCCCGGCAGAAACACTGCGGCGGCTGCCGGGGCTCCAGCACACGGACCACGTCGGCCTGACCGTCCCCAACCTTGAGGAAGGTATCCGGTTCTTCGTCGACGTGCTCGGGGCCGAGGAACTGTACCGCTCAGAGCGGGGTCCCGACGAAGAATTCATGCCCACAAACTTTGACGTCCCGGCAGACGCGAAACTCACGCTGGCCATGCTGCGACTGCCCCCGAACCTCAATATTGAACTCTTCGAATGGAGCAGTGCTGAGCGGCGCGAAACCCCGCCGCGGCATTGTGATGCCGGCGGACACCACCTGTGCTTCGTCGTGGGCGACGTCGATGAAGCGCTCGCCGTGCTCCGGGAAATACCTGGGGTACGGGTGCTCGGTGAGCGCAAAGAAGTCGCAGGCGACAGCCCGCGCGTAGCCGGCAACCGCTGGACTTACTTCCTTACCCCCTGGGGCCTGCTGATGGAGATCGTCGACCGGTCCCGCGTCGCAGCCCCACCGAGGCTGGTCGGTCCCGCGGACTGGGCAGCGGCTCCAAACACTTCCAGAAAGGACACTCAATGA